Proteins encoded in a region of the Candidatus Methylomirabilota bacterium genome:
- a CDS encoding alpha/beta fold hydrolase, with the protein MKISWTTIVAALSLLATAMVAGPEARAGQTAASIEYDFVTRPAGLPADFDAPPGGGLRFLAIKAIDGFRVDAALWEPGGKAPAATTLVVSVHGSGSAYHGNPHAFLSPGLAAKGYAVLGINTRQNGDKVNTDNFFDVRRDIEAAVYTARALGYRTLVLHGQSLGNIQVQFYAASNWDPDIKALVLTSMFANLPWKSRHLLVQDEENWHQLAEAAFKSLRDGKLEAVLPVRMGWITGEKVPLTGQHFLTYRWEASSAADGTYWIRRIPRPMLMVRDAGDAIIQPFEPYMLLSAATAEGSLVPSVKLVVLPNPKGRSAAAHGFVDNRAPLVETVAAWLAEQRL; encoded by the coding sequence ATGAAGATCTCCTGGACGACAATAGTTGCCGCCCTGTCGCTCCTCGCCACGGCCATGGTCGCCGGCCCGGAAGCCCGGGCGGGGCAGACGGCGGCGAGCATCGAGTACGACTTCGTTACCCGACCCGCCGGGCTGCCGGCGGACTTCGACGCGCCGCCGGGCGGGGGCCTCCGGTTCCTCGCGATCAAGGCCATCGACGGCTTCCGCGTCGACGCCGCGCTCTGGGAGCCCGGCGGCAAGGCACCCGCCGCCACGACGCTGGTCGTCAGCGTCCACGGCAGCGGCAGCGCCTACCATGGCAACCCTCACGCCTTCCTGAGCCCCGGGCTGGCGGCGAAGGGCTACGCGGTCCTCGGGATCAACACCCGGCAGAACGGCGACAAGGTCAACACGGACAACTTCTTCGATGTCCGCCGCGACATCGAGGCCGCGGTGTACACGGCGCGGGCGCTCGGCTACCGGACCCTCGTCCTGCACGGCCAGAGCCTCGGCAACATCCAGGTCCAGTTCTACGCGGCCAGCAACTGGGACCCCGACATCAAGGCCCTCGTCCTGACCAGCATGTTCGCGAACCTGCCCTGGAAGTCCCGGCACCTGCTGGTGCAGGACGAGGAGAACTGGCACCAGCTCGCCGAGGCGGCGTTCAAGTCCCTGCGGGACGGGAAGCTCGAGGCCGTGCTGCCGGTACGCATGGGCTGGATCACCGGCGAAAAGGTACCGCTCACCGGCCAGCATTTCCTGACGTACCGGTGGGAGGCCTCCAGCGCGGCCGACGGGACCTACTGGATCCGGCGCATCCCGCGCCCGATGCTCATGGTGCGGGACGCGGGCGACGCGATCATCCAGCCGTTCGAGCCGTACATGCTACTCTCGGCGGCCACGGCCGAGGGATCGCTCGTCCCGAGCGTCAAGCTCGTCGTACTCCCGAACCCGAAGGGGCGGAGCGCGGCGGCGCACGGCTTCGTCGACAACAGGGCGCCGCTGGTGGAGACCGTCGCCGCCTGGCTCGCCGAGCAGCGGCTGTAG